The following are from one region of the Sporocytophaga myxococcoides genome:
- a CDS encoding GNAT family N-acetyltransferase gives MTLKINHDQQYKKFYIDIAGRSATLKYERFDGILDLRVLFVPQNLRGKGIAKKVIEHVVKFAKKNNLKIKTSCSYIANYLIEHPELNDMVLKREELQNIVLSDN, from the coding sequence ATGACGCTTAAAATTAACCATGATCAGCAGTATAAAAAATTTTATATAGATATAGCTGGCCGCAGCGCAACACTTAAATACGAAAGATTTGACGGCATACTTGACCTGCGTGTTTTATTTGTTCCTCAGAATTTGAGGGGTAAAGGAATCGCTAAAAAAGTGATAGAACATGTAGTGAAGTTTGCTAAAAAGAATAATTTAAAAATTAAAACATCCTGTTCTTACATTGCCAATTATCTGATAGAACATCCTGAGTTGAATGACATGGTATTGAAAAGAGAGGAATTACAAAATATTGTTTTAAGCGATAATTGA
- a CDS encoding MFS transporter: protein MKVISHDPYAALRIPDFRLFIFSRLFLTLSIQMQTVVVGWQIYDLTKDPLALGLIGLAEFLPSISVSLIAGHVADIVPRKRIILSCMFLLLFCTTSLFYFTTDLSTFLSRYNALPIYIVIFISGFARGFIGPSLFSFMPQLVSREIYANAITWNSSTWQAAAVGGPALGGLIYGFHGISISYFTDLSLMIIAITLMSFVKSRPVPPSDESANSILERIKVGIKFVFTNQLILSAISLDLFAVLFGGAVALLPVFAKDILNEGPQALGYLRAAPALGAVTMAVIMAYKPIKQKAGLKMLAAVAGFGVAMIVFAVSKNFWLSFAALLLSGVFDSISVIIRSTLVHTLTPESMKGRVSAVNNIFVGSSNELGAFESGVAARLLGVVPSVIFGGCMTLLVVAVTRIKAKKLESLDLD from the coding sequence ATGAAAGTAATATCGCACGACCCTTACGCTGCCCTTAGAATACCGGATTTCAGGTTATTCATCTTTTCAAGATTGTTTTTGACTTTGTCTATACAGATGCAGACTGTAGTAGTTGGATGGCAGATTTACGACCTAACAAAAGATCCGCTTGCTCTAGGCCTGATAGGACTTGCAGAATTTCTTCCTTCTATCTCTGTCTCTCTGATTGCAGGGCATGTAGCGGACATAGTACCAAGAAAAAGAATTATTCTATCCTGCATGTTTCTGCTACTTTTTTGCACAACTTCGTTGTTTTATTTTACTACAGACCTGTCAACATTCCTTTCCAGGTATAATGCCTTGCCTATTTACATTGTAATTTTCATAAGTGGATTTGCAAGAGGATTTATAGGACCTTCTCTATTTTCCTTTATGCCACAGCTGGTTTCGAGAGAAATTTATGCAAATGCCATTACCTGGAACTCCAGTACCTGGCAGGCAGCAGCTGTCGGAGGACCAGCACTGGGAGGGCTTATATATGGATTCCACGGAATCAGTATATCCTATTTTACGGATCTCTCTCTTATGATAATTGCCATAACCCTAATGAGCTTTGTAAAAAGCAGACCTGTACCACCTTCTGATGAAAGTGCAAATTCTATATTAGAAAGAATCAAAGTAGGGATCAAATTCGTATTCACAAATCAGCTTATTTTGAGTGCTATCAGTCTGGATTTATTCGCTGTACTGTTTGGAGGAGCTGTTGCGCTGCTTCCTGTATTTGCTAAAGACATTCTGAATGAAGGTCCTCAGGCGCTGGGATATCTTAGAGCCGCTCCTGCTCTAGGGGCTGTAACGATGGCTGTAATCATGGCCTATAAGCCAATAAAACAAAAAGCTGGATTAAAAATGCTAGCAGCTGTAGCTGGGTTTGGAGTCGCAATGATTGTATTTGCTGTTTCTAAAAACTTCTGGTTGTCATTTGCAGCACTGCTATTAAGCGGAGTTTTTGATTCTATCAGTGTGATAATCCGGTCAACACTTGTACATACACTTACTCCAGAAAGTATGAAAGGAAGAGTATCGGCAGTTAACAATATTTTTGTAGGATCTTCAAATGAACTTGGGGCATTTGAATCAGGTGTAGCTGCAAGATTATTAGGTGTGGTTCCGTCAGTAATTTTTGGAGGATGTATGACTTTACTTGTTGTTGCAGTAACCCGTATAAAAGCAAAGAAGCTTGAATCCCTTGACCTGGACTAA